A region of Bacteroidales bacterium DNA encodes the following proteins:
- a CDS encoding PorT family protein yields MKRILYILLLLLVVTLANAQTRKLERRPYADQKRVHFGFSLGLNMQNLRLVPTGEPDENGEIWLADVPTFSPGFNVGLLCDLYLCPYLNLRFTPAFLFGNKTVTFRGEFSGEERKTDVKSNYIQAPIELKYSAKRLNNYRPYIMVGVAPTFDVSKKRGDLLRLKTYDTYLEIGLGCDVYFQYFKFIPELKFAFGLQDILNRKRDDLLDPAEYKYTAAIDRVSSKMVILTFYFE; encoded by the coding sequence ATGAAACGTATATTATACATATTACTTCTCCTACTTGTTGTCACTTTGGCAAATGCACAGACACGCAAATTGGAACGACGCCCGTACGCCGACCAAAAGCGTGTGCATTTTGGATTCTCATTAGGACTCAATATGCAAAACCTACGTTTGGTACCAACAGGAGAACCTGATGAGAACGGAGAGATATGGTTAGCAGATGTACCCACATTCTCACCCGGATTTAATGTAGGACTACTATGCGACCTATACCTGTGCCCTTACCTTAATTTACGCTTCACACCGGCATTTCTTTTCGGTAATAAGACAGTAACATTCCGAGGCGAGTTCTCGGGAGAAGAGCGAAAAACAGATGTAAAATCAAACTATATACAAGCACCCATAGAGTTAAAATATAGTGCAAAGAGATTAAACAACTATCGCCCGTATATAATGGTGGGAGTTGCCCCAACATTTGATGTTTCAAAAAAACGAGGCGACCTTCTTCGCCTTAAAACCTATGACACCTATTTAGAGATAGGATTGGGATGTGACGTATATTTTCAATATTTCAAATTTATTCCCGAACTCAAATTTGCATTCGGACTTCAAGATATCCTAAACCGTAAGAGAGATGACCTTCTCGATCCCGCAGAGTATAAATACACAGCAGCAATTGATCGTGTAAGTTCAAAAATGGTTATTCTCACCTTCTATTTTGAGTAA
- a CDS encoding YifB family Mg chelatase-like AAA ATPase has product MLTKVYAAALQGIDAQIVTIEVNCTQGIQFFMVGLPDAAVKESHQRIISALSHNGLKFPRRKVVVNLAPADIKKEGSAYDLPIAIGLLAANEELKSDKFKDYLIMGELSLDGSILPIKGALPIAIMAKQEGYKGFILPKQNAPEAAVVDGLEVYGVENITEVVSYFKEECELQQIVIDAQTEFYDKQQIFDIDFEDVKGQENVKRAFEVAAAGGHNLIMVGPPGSGKSMLAKRIPTILPPLTLDEALETTKIHSVAGRTGDTGALITRRPFRSPHHTISGVALVGGGTYPQPGEISLAHNGVLFLDELPEFSRSVLEVMRQPLEDRKITISRAKNTVEYPAGIMLVASMNPCPCGYYNHPTKECICSEGAVTRYLNRISGPLLDRIDIQIEVIPVEFEKLSSTAKGESSAVVRERVMRAREIQTRRFADTPGVYCNAQMSSRHLNKWALPDKDSIAMLKVAMERFNLSARAYDRILKVARTIADLEGSEEVKSYHIQEAITYRNLDRGNWGI; this is encoded by the coding sequence ATGCTAACTAAAGTTTACGCTGCTGCCCTTCAGGGTATTGATGCTCAAATTGTAACTATTGAGGTTAATTGTACTCAAGGAATACAATTTTTTATGGTGGGATTACCCGATGCTGCTGTAAAAGAGAGTCATCAGCGTATAATATCGGCACTATCGCATAATGGACTGAAATTTCCACGTCGTAAAGTGGTGGTAAATCTTGCTCCTGCCGATATAAAAAAGGAGGGTTCGGCATACGATCTTCCTATAGCAATAGGATTGTTAGCAGCTAATGAAGAACTAAAAAGCGATAAATTTAAGGATTATCTTATAATGGGTGAGTTGTCGCTTGATGGTTCAATACTTCCCATAAAAGGAGCCTTACCTATTGCTATTATGGCAAAGCAAGAGGGTTATAAGGGTTTTATTCTTCCTAAACAAAATGCACCTGAGGCTGCCGTTGTTGATGGATTAGAGGTTTATGGAGTTGAAAATATTACGGAGGTTGTTTCGTACTTTAAAGAGGAGTGTGAGTTACAACAGATAGTTATTGATGCTCAAACAGAGTTTTACGATAAGCAACAGATTTTTGATATTGACTTTGAAGATGTAAAAGGTCAGGAGAATGTTAAACGTGCCTTTGAAGTTGCAGCGGCAGGTGGACACAACCTAATAATGGTAGGTCCTCCGGGATCAGGTAAATCAATGTTAGCAAAACGTATTCCAACTATATTACCCCCTCTTACTCTTGATGAAGCTTTAGAGACAACAAAAATACATTCAGTAGCAGGACGTACTGGAGATACCGGTGCTTTAATAACTCGCCGTCCGTTCCGTTCGCCACATCACACCATATCGGGTGTTGCTTTGGTAGGTGGTGGAACATATCCCCAACCGGGAGAGATTTCACTTGCTCACAACGGAGTACTCTTCTTAGATGAATTACCAGAGTTCTCACGTTCAGTATTAGAGGTAATGCGTCAACCACTCGAAGACCGCAAAATAACTATCTCACGAGCCAAAAACACCGTAGAGTATCCGGCAGGTATTATGCTTGTTGCAAGTATGAATCCTTGCCCTTGCGGTTACTATAATCACCCAACTAAGGAGTGTATATGTTCAGAGGGTGCAGTTACACGCTATTTAAACCGTATTTCAGGCCCGCTGTTGGACCGAATAGATATTCAGATAGAAGTTATACCAGTAGAGTTTGAAAAGCTCTCATCAACCGCTAAAGGCGAAAGCAGTGCAGTTGTACGTGAACGTGTAATGCGTGCAAGAGAGATACAGACTCGCCGATTTGCCGATACTCCCGGAGTATATTGTAATGCTCAAATGAGTAGCAGACATCTAAACAAATGGGCTTTACCCGATAAAGATAGTATTGCAATGCTAAAAGTTGCAATGGAGAGATTTAATCTATCGGCTCGTGCATACGATCGTATATTGAAAGTTGCCCGAACTATTGCCGACCTTGAAGGTAGTGAGGAGGTTAAGAGTTACCATATTCAAGAGGCCATCACCTACCGCAATCTTGACCGAGGCAATTGGGGCATTTAA
- a CDS encoding NYN domain-containing protein produces the protein MESKVVSVGVFIDGGYYAKIEEGLKKESSLALNLTAILNYIRTTISEKSGVEFSDCQITENHYFRGRYRVNDASNKHLLYVERKFEDSMIDNDVVFHYKHLREVKKGEEVTVIEKGIDTWFALETYELTLLRKFDVVVLITGDADHEMLVRKIKTLKSRVLLLTWNVNTQSSTSKYLKDEANWHIDLGDECIKNRSLINNLTTVINY, from the coding sequence ATGGAAAGTAAAGTTGTTTCAGTTGGTGTTTTTATTGATGGTGGATATTATGCTAAAATAGAGGAAGGTCTAAAAAAAGAGTCCTCTTTGGCACTTAATCTTACTGCTATATTAAATTATATTAGAACTACTATTTCTGAAAAGTCAGGTGTAGAATTTTCAGATTGTCAAATTACAGAAAATCATTATTTTAGAGGTAGATATAGAGTTAATGATGCAAGTAATAAACATCTATTATATGTTGAGCGTAAGTTTGAAGATTCAATGATTGATAACGATGTTGTTTTCCATTATAAACATTTGCGTGAAGTTAAAAAAGGAGAAGAGGTAACTGTTATTGAAAAAGGTATAGATACATGGTTTGCCTTAGAGACATACGAACTTACTTTGCTACGTAAATTTGATGTAGTGGTACTTATTACCGGTGATGCCGACCATGAAATGTTGGTTCGTAAAATAAAAACTCTAAAGAGTAGAGTATTACTTTTAACATGGAATGTAAATACTCAATCTTCTACATCAAAATATCTTAAAGATGAAGCCAACTGGCATATTGATTTAGGAGATGAATGTATTAAAAACAGGTCTCTAATAAATAATTTAACTACAGTAATAAACTATTAA
- a CDS encoding thioredoxin family protein, whose product MRKIIYILVSIFLFVSCSKIDIFSSAEIKGNFTDYEGDIIYAVYENFSSGIITDTILIENGDFKCNLKLNNSKTPIYLIDENLNNITSLFLKEDESVVLSGSSKPYQTVIDGDSTNILIGDFFNNNSDILIKYDSLKNIYIDNYKDSLYLSELNKTNDSIVKKAVNFVESNIKNSSSTFIIYNYIASPKYKKLTRELSEKLPPSAKTDVISARVEHFAALQKLDKGKTLPYSILKTVKDSLVYSYTYNSKITILTFWDSSDSISIQRVRDIELFYDTLKHKDKVSSHLVSLDINKTNWENTIEKENLKSFQTYLPDGWTNKDIATINLRVIPSTFLLNRNGVIIGRELELDSLNYLIEKTIINNDSLDIVRKNRRKNGK is encoded by the coding sequence ATGAGAAAAATTATATATATACTTGTATCTATATTTTTATTTGTTTCGTGCAGTAAAATAGATATATTTTCATCTGCTGAAATTAAAGGTAATTTTACAGATTACGAGGGTGATATAATTTATGCTGTTTATGAAAATTTCAGTTCTGGTATTATTACTGATACTATATTAATTGAGAATGGTGATTTTAAATGTAATTTAAAACTCAATAACAGTAAAACACCTATATATTTAATAGATGAAAATTTGAATAATATAACTTCTCTTTTTTTAAAAGAGGATGAGAGTGTTGTTTTATCAGGATCTTCAAAACCTTATCAAACAGTAATAGATGGTGATTCAACAAATATATTAATAGGTGATTTTTTTAATAATAACTCCGATATTTTAATTAAGTATGACTCTTTAAAAAATATCTATATTGATAATTATAAAGATTCTTTATATTTGAGTGAATTAAATAAAACAAATGATTCAATAGTAAAAAAAGCGGTAAATTTTGTAGAATCAAATATCAAAAACTCATCTTCAACTTTTATTATTTATAATTATATAGCCTCTCCTAAATATAAAAAATTAACTCGTGAACTATCAGAGAAACTACCACCATCTGCAAAAACAGATGTTATTTCGGCACGAGTTGAACACTTTGCTGCTCTGCAAAAATTAGATAAGGGTAAAACATTACCATATTCAATATTAAAAACGGTAAAGGATAGTTTAGTTTATAGTTATACATACAATAGTAAAATAACTATACTTACTTTTTGGGATTCTTCTGATTCTATATCAATACAAAGAGTTAGAGATATTGAGTTGTTTTATGATACTCTTAAACACAAAGATAAAGTATCTTCGCATTTAGTATCTTTGGATATTAATAAAACAAACTGGGAAAATACAATAGAGAAAGAGAATCTAAAATCTTTTCAAACTTACCTACCTGATGGTTGGACAAATAAGGATATTGCAACTATAAATTTAAGAGTTATTCCATCTACATTTCTTTTAAACAGGAATGGTGTAATAATAGGAAGAGAGTTGGAGTTGGATTCACTTAATTATTTGATTGAAAAAACTATTATTAATAATGATAGTTTAGATATAGTACGTAAAAATAGAAGAAAAAATGGAAAGTAA
- a CDS encoding tetratricopeptide repeat protein — translation MSDNLDNLIAELELYTQQNKSDDNAFFRLGNAYRKIGNNAQAIRCYLTAVEINPSSPAKEAHKMMMDILEFRNTDLYNP, via the coding sequence ATGAGTGATAATTTAGATAACTTGATTGCGGAACTTGAACTATATACTCAACAAAATAAAAGTGATGATAATGCTTTTTTCAGATTGGGGAATGCTTATCGTAAGATAGGTAATAATGCTCAAGCCATAAGATGTTATTTAACGGCTGTTGAGATTAATCCTTCTTCTCCTGCTAAAGAGGCTCACAAAATGATGATGGATATTTTAGAATTTCGTAATACTGATTTGTATAATCCTTAA
- the purN gene encoding phosphoribosylglycinamide formyltransferase yields the protein MKNIVVFASGSGSNFEAIVKACNKRIIDANVVLLVCDKKDAYVIKRAKRLGIESFVIFPKDFATKYDYEKTITLKLASYKVDLICLAGYMRIVGEELLSKYEGKIINTHPSILPAFKGKDAVEQAMAYGVKVYGITIHYVNSDLDSGNIIAQKTLPYEGNDIELLKKKLLKIEHKLFVSTIAKLINNE from the coding sequence TTGAAAAATATTGTTGTTTTTGCTTCGGGCAGTGGATCAAATTTTGAAGCAATTGTAAAGGCGTGTAATAAGCGAATAATTGATGCTAATGTTGTTCTTTTAGTGTGTGATAAAAAAGATGCATACGTTATTAAAAGAGCAAAACGTTTAGGTATTGAGAGTTTTGTTATTTTTCCTAAAGATTTTGCTACTAAATATGATTATGAAAAAACTATTACTCTTAAACTTGCCTCTTATAAAGTTGATTTAATATGTCTGGCTGGTTATATGAGAATAGTTGGCGAAGAGTTATTAAGCAAATATGAGGGTAAAATTATAAATACGCACCCATCTATTTTACCTGCTTTTAAAGGTAAAGATGCTGTTGAACAGGCTATGGCTTATGGTGTAAAGGTTTATGGTATTACTATTCACTATGTTAATAGTGATTTGGATAGTGGTAATATTATTGCTCAAAAAACTTTACCATACGAGGGTAATGATATTGAGTTATTAAAAAAGAAATTACTTAAAATTGAACATAAATTATTTGTTAGTACAATAGCAAAACTTATTAATAATGAGTGA
- the nadA gene encoding quinolinate synthase NadA: MNIVDKIKKLKEEKNAVILAHYYQRNEIQDVADFVGDSLALAQWAAKTDADILVVCGVNFMGETAKILCPDKKVLIPDNSAGCSLADSCKAEDLAEFIKQYPGYKVISYVNTTAEVKALTDVVVTSSNAKEIVESFPKDEKIIFGPDRNLGSYINSVTGREMVVWNGACDVHEQFSLQKIKELKEQNPDAEILAHPECKKHILIVADKVGSTAALLNYAIKSDCKKFIVATESGILHKMCLSCPDKEFIPAPPEDSTCACNECAYMKYNTLEKLYNSLLNEEHEVFVDEEIRKKAVVSIQRMLDISEKLKL; encoded by the coding sequence ATGAATATAGTAGATAAAATAAAAAAATTAAAAGAGGAGAAGAATGCTGTTATCTTAGCACACTACTACCAACGTAACGAAATTCAAGATGTTGCAGATTTTGTTGGCGATAGTCTTGCTCTTGCACAATGGGCTGCTAAAACTGATGCCGATATTCTTGTAGTTTGTGGTGTTAACTTTATGGGCGAAACTGCTAAAATATTGTGTCCCGATAAAAAAGTATTAATTCCTGATAACAGTGCCGGTTGCTCTTTGGCTGATAGTTGTAAGGCTGAGGATTTGGCTGAGTTTATTAAACAGTATCCTGGATATAAAGTTATATCGTATGTTAATACTACTGCGGAGGTTAAGGCTTTGACTGATGTTGTTGTTACAAGTTCTAATGCTAAAGAGATTGTTGAATCGTTTCCAAAAGATGAAAAGATTATTTTTGGCCCTGATAGAAACTTAGGAAGTTATATTAACTCTGTTACAGGGCGAGAGATGGTTGTTTGGAATGGTGCTTGTGATGTTCATGAACAATTCTCACTTCAAAAAATAAAAGAACTTAAGGAACAAAATCCTGATGCTGAGATATTGGCTCACCCAGAGTGTAAAAAACATATTCTTATAGTTGCCGATAAAGTTGGATCAACTGCTGCTCTATTGAATTATGCTATTAAAAGTGATTGCAAAAAATTTATAGTAGCAACAGAGTCGGGTATATTACATAAGATGTGTTTATCATGTCCCGATAAAGAGTTTATTCCTGCTCCTCCAGAAGACTCTACATGTGCTTGTAATGAGTGTGCTTATATGAAATATAATACTCTTGAAAAACTATATAATTCTCTTTTAAATGAAGAACATGAGGTTTTTGTTGATGAAGAGATTAGAAAAAAGGCTGTTGTTTCAATACAACGTATGTTAGATATTTCAGAGAAACTTAAACTATAA